TTTATCCTCTTTAATAGCTTCATTTATTAATTTAGTTGTATCTATAACATACTCTTTTAATTGATCTAAATATTCCATATATTCTTCTACTATTTGGTCTTCATTTAATTTTTCTGCACCATATAATTTTTCAATTATTTCGTTCTTCTCTCTTATATTTTTTCTAAGCTTTTCTTCAAAGCTATCTTTATAAAAGATATCACAAAATCTTAAACCAACTCTATCTACTTTGTCTCTATAACAAGGACCTATACCTTTATTTGTAGTTCCTATTTTTTTATTACCTTTTCTTTCCTCTTGAAGCTGGTCAAGTTTCACATGATAAGGGAAAATTATATGAGCTCTATCACTTATCTTTAAATTATCTGTACTTATTCCTCTATCATTTAGATATTTTATTTCTTTTAATAAAGACTTAGGATTAACTACTACACCATTTCCAATTATACAAGTTTTATCGTTATAAAATATACCTGAAGGAATTAAATGGAGCTTATACTTATTATCTCCTATCTCTACAGTGTGGCCTGCATTATCTCCACCTTGATATCTAACAACTAAATCAGCTTTTTCTGCTAAATAATCTGTTATTTTACCTTTTCCTTCATCTCCCCATTGGGCTCCTAATACAACTAGAGTAGACATCTAATCCTCTCCCTCACTATCAATTATATTATCTATATAGAATTATTTATTTAATCTTTCATTTATCTCTCTGGCAACAACAACTCCTGCAACAGATGCTTGCGCAAGTCCTCTAGTCACACCTGCTCCATCTCCTGCTGCAAATAAATTCTCTATTTCAGTTTCAAGCTTATTAGTTAACTTCACTCTAGACGAATAGAATTTAACTTCTACTCCATAAAGTAATGTATGTTTAGAATAAACCCCTGGAGCTACTTTATCCATAGCTTCTAGCATTTCTACTATATCCTGTAAATGCCTATAAGGAAGCACTAAGCTTAAATCCCCAGGTGTTGCATCAGTTAACGTAGGTTGAACTAAGCTTCTTTTTAATCTAGTATGGGTAGTTCTTCTTCCATCTAATAAATCACCTAATCTTTGAACTATAACTCCATCACCCAGCATATTAGCTAATGTTGCTATATATTTTCCATAGGCAATTGGTGACTTGAATGGCTCAGTAAATTCCTTTGAAACAAGTAGGGCAAAATTAGTGTTCTCTGTTTTTCTTTCAGCATAACTGTGTCCATTAACTGTTTTTATTCCATCGTTATTTTCTACTACAACTTCTCCATATGGATTCATGCAAAATGTTCTTACTCTATCATCAAAGGATTTTGTATAATAAATTAGCTTAGATTCATATACAACATCAGTAATGTCTTTAAGAACTACTGCTGGAACCTCTACTCTTACACCAATATCTACTGCATTGTTCTTCATATTAAGTCCTAATCTATTACATTCATTTTTAAACCACTCAGAACCTTCTCTTCCTGGCATAACTACAACATATTCACTATAATATTCTTCATTATTTTTAGTTTTTACACCAACAACCTTATTTTTTTCTGTTAGAATGTTTTCCACAGGACTTAAATATTTTATAGTAATACGCTCTTGTAAGTATTCCTGCATTCTTTTTAGAATATTGAAACATCTTTCAGTGCCTAAATGCTTCACCTTTGCTGGTATAAGCTTAAGATCAGCTGATGCAGCTAACTTCTGTATGTCCCTAATTTTATCAGTATTAGTTCCATGAACTTCTTCTGTTGCACCGAATTTCATATATACTCTGTCTACATAACTTATCATATCTTCTAAGTCTTTTTTTGGCATGTATTCATTTAATACTCCACCAAATTCTGAAGTAAGGGTTAGCTTACCGTCACTAAATGCTCCTGCACCACCCCAACCATTTACTATGGAGCAAGGCTTACAGCCAACACACTTACTCCCTTCAGTCTTTATTGGACAAGTTCTTCCTTGTATATTCCTTCCCTTTTCTAGCAATAATATATCCAGATTTTGATTTAATTTTAATAATTCTAGTGCCGTAAAAATACCCGCTGGTCCTCCACCAACTATTATAACATCATAATTTTTCTTTGACACACATATTACCCCACTTCACTTTAATTTTTGCAACGTAACGAACAACCATTTCTTATATTATCAGATATCCCCTATATAGTCAATAAATATACGAATGATTATCAACAAATCCAAAATATAATTCGTGTTACATGAATATTCTCAAAAGAAAAAGACCTCTAAGGTCTTTAATAAAACTCATTTAATTATATTACTTCTCTTAAGCCATTTATAACTTCTTGTTGAAACTTGTTTTTGCTTCCTATATCCTGTATAATTTTTAAAGCTTCTTCTTTAGATAAGCCTTTTCTATATGGTCTATCTTCTGTCAAAGCTTGATATATATCAGCTATAGCTATTATTTGGTCCTCCCTAGTTAAATTATTATTTGTTAATTTTTCAGGATATCCTGTACCATCAAGCTTTTCATGATGATTACCAGCCCAATCAGCTATAATCTCTAATCCCTTTACTTGTTTAAGTATTATTTTTGTATAATAAGGGTGTGATTTTATAATATCAAACTCTTCTTTTGAAAGCTTCCCTGGTTTTTCGAGTATTTCATTAGGCACTACCAACTTACCTAAGTCATGAAGATATGCTGCTATCTCTAATTTATCAACTACTAATTTATCATAATCAAAATATTCGGCTATATCCTTTGTTATTTTAGCTACTCCCTGTGAATGAGTATATGTAAATTTACTCTTTTTGTCTATCAATACAGAAAACGCCTTCGCAATTTTCTTAAGCTCCCCTATATTTATTTCTCTTTGCTTATTAGGCTCTATAGTATTTAATATTTGCTGAAAGTTATAAAACTTTAAATCAAACCAAAATTTTTCCTTATCCATTACATCTAAAAAGCTATCTACAGCTTCAGGACTAAATAATTCACCCTTTGCTATAATAAAAAATCTTTTTATATTATTTACATTAATATCTTCATTTAATATACTTCCATAATTTAGGTCAAAATAATCAGCTAAATGTATAATTTGAGAACCTATTGGTATATCGTCATGTTTTAGCCCATATACACCTTTTCCATTCCATTCTTCGTGATGATAAAGAACAAAATCATGAACTCTTTCATTTAAAGGTAAATACTTAATAATTTCTGCTCCTGCTTGACAATGCTCTTTTTTTAATTTTTTATCATTATGTATATCCTCTATACTATATTGGGTCATTTCACCTGTCATACCTATATCGTGTATAAAGGATGCATAATATATATCGCTTAATATATGCTCATCTATTCCCATATTTTTAGCTATATTAAATGCTACATAAGCAGTACGTCTAGAGTGCTGAAATATTCTATTATTGGCACTATCTAATGCTAATGATAAAGCTGACAGAAGTTCCGATAATTTTATACTAAGTTTATCCCTTAACACCTATACACCTCCAGTTGTACTATAACTACTGATATAAATAATGCTATCTGTTAAAAACTTTTATTAACCTACTTATCCACTTATCCACAGGTTTGTGCACATATGTTCTGTTTTTTTGTGGATAACATTGTTTGTAACTGTGTATATCTATTTTCATTTCATAAAAATAACTGTATAACACTCCATTTTTAATAACGAAATCTTCTCTAATATCCTTATACTTTTCATCATTATATATAGGTATCTCCTGATTCTCTAATCTTTGTTTATAGAGTCTTACTTTTTTGAATCCGCATTTCTCATAGCACCTTATTGCCCTTTTATTATGTTTTGCTACTTGAAGATTCATAACTTTCATATTAAGATTATCGAAATAATATTTTAAAAAACTTTTTATCGTTTCTGTTCCATAGCCCATATTCAAATAATTTGGGTCAAATACTATTCCCAATGTACCTTGTTTACTTATTTTTCTTATATTTTTTATAGTAAGATATCCTATAACTTTATTTTTTTCATTTTTTATACTGAAGCATTGCTTAGATTTATTTCTTGTTTTTATTTCATACCATTCTTTAACTTCATCTTCAGTTAACGTAGGAAAATTATAGTCTTCAAATAGTAAATCATCATGTTTCCCCCAATTCAACATACCAAACACATCTTCTAAAGTTAATTTATATATTTTCACTCTATCGCCCTTAGCAACAGACATATACCCCATTCCCCTCAGACTTTTCTAACAATTCTGTAATTTCTTTTTATATATTATATCATTCTATATATTTTTATTCTACACCATTAACTTCTCCCCAAATTCTTTTCCAAATTCAACGCATTTATTAAGAGCTTCTTCATATGGAACGAATTGAATTCTAGGCCCACCTTCTATAATCTTCAACTTAAGATTCTTTAAATGACTTTCAATTATTTTTACTCCTTCTCCACTCCATCCATAGGAACCAAAAGCTGCTGCTAATTTACCTCTGTTAGTAATAGGATTTATTACAGCAAACAGTTTATATATTGGTAATAAAATGTTCTGGTTTATAGTAGGAGAACCTATTATTATAGCTGTACTTTTTTCTACTCTTTCTTCTAACTCAAGTATATTCATCATTTCTATGTCAACCACATCAACATCTATATCCCCTGCTTCTTTTATACCCTCTGCAATTTTTTCTGCTAATTTGGCTGTATTACCATAGGCTGAAACATATGGTATAAACACTTTAGGTTTCTTTGGCTTCTCTACTGCTGCCTTAGCCCATTTTTGTGATAATTCTACATACTTTCTCCACTTTTCTCTTAGTATAGGTCCATGTCCAGGACAAATAATATCTATATCTAATTTTTCTATCTTGTTTATTGCCTGTAACATATAATTACTAAAGGGTTTTAATATTACATCAAAATAATACTTAAAAGCATCATCAAAATCATCTAGTGAATCGTCAAACATTCTATCGTCACAGAAATGACACCCAAAGGAGTCACAAGTAAATAAAATATTATCTTCTTCTAAATAAGTATATATGCTGTCAGGCCAATGTAAAAATGGTGCGGATATAAACCTTAAAGTCTTATTGCCAAGGTCCAAAATATCTCCATCGTTTACAATCATATATTCAAAATCTACGTCCACCATGTTTTTCAAGAAGTTAATTGCACCCTTTGAACCAACCATAGTAGCATTAGGAGCTATTCTCAATAAATGTCTTAAATTCCCTGAATGGTCAGGCTCCGTATGATTTAATATAATATACTCTATTTCCTCTGGGTCTACTACACTTTTAACTTTTTCTAAGTATAGGTCCTTAAATTTTTCTTTAGATGTTTCTACTATTGCCTTTTTATCAGCATCAATAAAGTATGAATTATATGTTGTACCATACTCTGTCTCCATAACTACATCAAAAGTAACTAAGTCTGGGTCTAATATACCTATCCATTTTATCCCCTTTTTCACCTCTAATACCTTTCCCTTTTCCATTTTCTTTTACCTCCAAACTGATATTTATTTCACATATTTTTTACCCTAAATTTACCCTGATAAACATAAAAAGCAGCTTAGCTGCTTTTTGGCTATTTGCTACTAGCTATTAGCTTAAATACTTTAAAATTCTAGATACTTTCAGCAATACTATTGTCAATTCTCAATTAAACAAAAAGCCTACCATAAGGTAGACTTTTCCATAACCATTATCCTTCTCTATATTTCTCCATATTTAAGAATTTTGTAAATTGACCTAACCATACTAGCTCAATTGTACCAGTAGGACCATTACGTTGTTTTGCTATAATTACTTCTCCTATATTCTTTTTATCAGTATCCTCGTGATAATATTCATCTCTGTAAAGAAGCATTACAACGTCAGCGTCCTGCTCTATGGCTCCTGATTCCCTTAAGTCAGACAATATAGGTCTATGGTCAGCTCTTAACTCTGGAGCACGGGAAAGCTGAGATAATGCAACAACAGGGCAATCCATTTCTCTAGCTAGTCCCTTCAATGACCTCGATATTGCTGATATTTCCTGCTGTCTATTTTCTGTCTTTTCATCACTTTTCATAAGCTGTAAGTAATCAATAAGTACCATATCTAGTCCATGCTCCATTTTCAGTCTTCTACATTTAGCCTTCATTTCACTTACACTGATACCAGGAGTATCATCAATAAATATCTTAGCCTCTGATAAAGGTCCCATAGCACTTACTAATCTAGGCCATTCATCTTCATTTAAGTCACCTGTTCTAATCTTTTGAATTTCTACGTGGGACTCTATACTGAGCATACGCTGTACTAACTGCTCCTTCGACATCTCTAAACTAAAAATGGCTACTGATGCACCGCTTTTTAAAGCACTATTTAACGCTATGTTAATGGCAAAGGCCGTTTTACCCATAGAAGGTCTGGCTGCTATCAGTATAAAATCCGAGCGCTGAAAGCCTGACGTCTTATTATCCAAGTCTATAAACCCTGTTGGTATACCTGTTATACCACCTTTATTTTTATGAAGTTCTTCTATTTTTTCAAAACTTTCAAGTATAACTTCCTTTATAGGTGAAAAAGCTCCATGGGTCTTTTTCTGCGAAATATCAAATATACTTTTTTCTGCCATGTCTATAATACTGTTAATATCTTCATCTGCTTCGTATCCTTTTGCCATAATAGTATTAGAAGCTTTGATTAGTCTTCTTAAAATTGCTTTTTCCTCTACTATATCGCAGTAATACTTTACATTGGCTGTCGTTGATATACCTTCAGATAAAGAAGCAAGATAAGATACACCACCTATAGACTCTAATGTATCTCTTTTTTTAAGCTCCTCTGAAAGTGTTATTAAGTCTACAGGCTCATCTCTTTTATAAAGCTCTTTAATTGCTATAAATATTTCTTTATGAGCTTCCTTATAAAAATCTTCTTCGCCAATTATCTCTACAGCAGTTATTATTGCCTCCTTGTCCAATATCATGGCACCAAGAACTGACTGCTCAGCTTCAATACTGTGGGGTGGCACTTTTCCTAGTGCCTCTAGTTCAGCAGCCATTTACATCACCTCATATATCTTTATTAATATCACTTTATTGTTCTACTACTTCTACTTTCAATTTAGCTGTTATTTGAGGATATACCTTTACCTCTACATATCTTGCTCCAAGACTTTTAATATTGTTGTCCATAACTATCTTTCTTTTATCAACTTTAATTTTGTGTTGTTTATTCAATGCTTGAGCTATATCCTTTGTAGTTATTGAGCCGAATAGTTTACCGTTTTCTCCTGCTTTACTCTTTATTTTAACAGTAAGATTAGAAATCTTATCTGCAAGCTTTTGAGCTTCTTCCCTTTTTTCCTTTTCTCTTAACTTTTTCGCTGCCTTTTGCTCTTCAACTACTTTTACATTACCCTCTGTAGCTTCTTTTGCTAACCCTCTAGGAATAAGAAAATTCCTTGCATATCCATCCTTAGCATTTACAATATCACCTTTTTTTCCTAATGACTTTACATCCTTTAATAAAATTACCTTCATTATTCTTCACCTTCCTTTAAGTATTCTTTTATTGCATCTATCAATTGTTCTTTAGCTTCTTCAAGTGTAACATCTTCTAATTGGGCACCAGCTGTCGTTAGATGCCCACCTCCACCTAAAGCTTCTAATATTAGCTGAACATTTATATCTCCTAATGACCTACCACTTATATGAATTATATCTCCTGATACTGCTAAAACAAATGAAGCTGTGATTCCCTTTATATTTAATAATTCATCAGCGGACTGCGCTGCAACCAAAACAGAATTTTCTATCTCTTCGTCTAATGTTGATATTGCTATTTTATCTTCTATAACATCTGCTTTCTTTATTACATCTGCCTTTGCTACAAAGGTTTCAAGGTCATCTTTAAATAATTGCTTAACAGAGGTTGTATCTGCTCCTGATCTTCTTAAGAAAGATGCAGCTTCAAAGGTTCTAACCCCTGTTTTGAATGTAAAGTTCTTTGTATCTACAGTAATTCCAGCTAATAATGCCTCTGCTTCAAATTTTTCTATGTTAATCTTATCACCAAGATAATAAAGTATCTCTGTTACCAATTCACATGTAGAAGAAGCATATGGTTCAAGATATACTAAAGCTGGGTCTTCAATAAACTCAGCTCCTCTTCTATGGTGGTCAATCAATATAACCTTATCAATAACATCTAGCAATTTAGGTTCCTCTGTAAAACTAGGTCTATGGTTATCTACCACAATACACAAAGAAGATTCATCAACCTTCGATAAAGCTTCTTCACTATCTATGATTATTTCCAAATATTCAGGATGTTCTTCCCTTATTTTTTCAATTGCATTTTTAATCGAAGAACTAACTTTATTTAAAACAATATATCCTTCCTTACCTAAACTCTTAACAACACTATATATACCAATAGCCGCTCCAAAGCTGTCCATATCTGCAACTCTATGCCCCATTATAAATACTCTCTCGGATTGACTTATAAACTGTCTTAAAGCATGAGCTATTACTCTGGCTTTTACTTTAGTCCTTTTTTCTACAGCCTTACTTTTCCCTCCATAGAAGCTTAATTTATCTATTTTTTTAACTACCGCTTGGTCTCCACCTCTACCTAATGCTATCTCTTTAGCTCCTTTAGCAAAGTCATAAAGTTGTGCAGGGGTCTTCCCATTAACACCTACTCCGATACTTAAAGTTACCGGTAAACTACCTTCAACATTTATATCCTTTATTTCATCTAAAATATCAAACTTTCTAGCTTCTAAATTCTCTAGATATTTATTTTCAAAAACTATTATATAACTGTCACTCTTATATTTAACAATAAAACCGCTCAATCTTGCTGCTAATGTGTTTAGCTTCTTATCTATTTCTGCAAGAACTACAGGTCTTTTAGATTCATCAATGTTATTTATTACTTCATCATAATTATCTACTTGAACTAAACATATATTAATCTTTTCATCATTATATTTATTTTTTAAAACAGTAAAATTCGTATTGTCAATCCAATATAGCATTATAATATAATCGTTGGATTTATCCTTTTTTACGATATTATACAAGACCTTATAATTTCTGTTTTTAATAGACACTTCTATAGCCATTTTTTGCTTTTTATCCATAATTTCATCTATATTAAAGTTAGGTATTATCTCGCTTATATTCTTTTCTAATATATCTTTTTTATCTAAAATCTCCATAAATTTAGGATTATACCAGCTAATAGTTCCATCTACCTCTATCATAACAAGGGGAATAGGTAGATTTAATATAGCATGTTTAGTTGCAGAATCAAACTCTTGAGTAAGCCCTTCTATATATTTAGTCCATTCTACCTTTCTTAAATGTACATTTTCCCAATGATAATAAATTAAATATGCTAAAACTACAACTCCGATTAATGCTATAGCTGGTTCATACACAGCTATAATACCTATCAATATCCCTATAATCCAAAGATAAATCTTTGTATCGGGAATTAAAATCTTAAAGATTTTCTTATTATTCATTTTATATCCTCCTAAGGACTAATACCAAATCAAGTCATTAAAACAACATAATTTCAAATTCTAAACATTTCCCAGTTTTCTAAGATTAAATATAGAATCCGTCAATCCCATTAACGATATAAGAATCATCAATGGACTGTAAAGTAATACAAAAACAACTAATATAACCTTTATAACTCTATTCATATTAACTTTATCCATAAAAAACGATATAACTGCCATTCCCTGCATAAAAAATATAAAAAACGTTAAAACAACAACATTACTAAATACTGTTCCATAGTCAACTAAATTAATATATTTTAACATAAAAGTAGCTAAAAATATTATTGCTACCCCAAAAATTATGTTATTAGGAAGTCTAAAGTTCTTAAACTTAGGAATAGATGGTACATTATATCTCATTCTTTTTAATACAGCTAAAGATATCCAATAACATATATAGGATGTAAATACTGCTGTAATTATTATTAAAGTCGGTACTAAAGTAAGAATTAATTTAATTGTATTATTAAACATTTCCTTCATTGTAGATAATTCATAATTAGATAAACCCATACTTTCCATAAACTTTATTTGAATATCAAGACTCTCTGTAAATAGATTATTCAACTGCTCTACAAATTGTACCCCTGTAACTATTTGAATCACATAAATTACAATAAGTGTAGACACTAAGGATGTAACAGTTCCTGCTAAAAGTATTTTATAAGGCTTATATTTCTTACTAATCATATATGCTAAAACTATACCTAATGCTCCATAACCTATAAGTAAAAATACTCCTGTTAATATATTTGTCAAAATCCCAATAAGTATACCTGAGGCAATAACTGCAAGTACACTATATTTAACATCTTGTCTATATCCTAAAACTATAGCTGGTATAGGATAAAGTACATTTATTATAGGAAATGTAAAAAATCCTATAAGACCAAAAACGACCATTATACTTATAATAACTGCGGTTTCTGTAATTTTTTTCGTCTGATTGCTGGAATTCAATCCATTCACCTCTATTCTCTTGTTCTTTTAAAGTATTCTAATAAGCTATTTAAATCTCCATACCATTTCTCTATATTATGTTCTTCAATTATCCCTAATTTTAATTTACTCTCTACTTTTGAATCCAATTTTTCAAAGGATACTCCTAACCTTCTACCCAACAAATATGTAAGAAGTATAATATTGGCTAAAATATCTGATATAGCATCTTGACTGTTCTTAACCCCCTTAACTAAAAGCTCAAATAATGATGCTACTGCTGTTAATAATTCACTTTTAAGCCACTCTATAATTTTAATATTTCTTGTTATATCTATATTTTTATCTTTACTATTCATTTCACATCCCCCTCAAACTCTTATTATATCAAATATAAAGTATATTTACTTTATCTATTTCTATTTTTTAATATATAATTCCTTTAAATGTTAATTGAACTGCAAAAACTCATGATACTCATATATTGCCATTAGTCTTAATATTAGTATTTTTCTACGTTTCATAAATATCTTTATTAAGATTTTACATACTATATATATCTATGTCAAATAAAAACTGGAGAGAAAAATTCTCTCCAGTATAGATTAATAACCTTTTTTGTTTGTACTATCCCTATACATTATGTAAATTAATATGTTACTCTCTACTTAGAATAACGATATTTTTCAGGGATTAATTTTAAGATTATTAATGCAATTATACCTCCAACTAATGCTGTATACAGCTGTGGTAGTGAAAATATTCCTATAATTACTTTAAGCTTTTGAGCTGGTAAGTTTGCAAGGAAAAGTTTTGCCGCTATATATCTAATAGTTAATGCTAAAAATGCAAATTTACCTAAAGCTGCAACTGCTAATCCAATATATTCTCCACCTGGAGTAATTTTCCCTCTCATAAAATTAAATATTATTACATATAATGCATTTCCTATCATAATGAATGGTAATAAAGCAGGTAATTTCATTATTCCAACCATTAAAGCTATTAAAGGCGTAAAGCATCCTACAATAACTCCAGAAAGAGTACCTACCATACCAGCACTAATTAATAGAACCATATTTACTAATGGCCCAACAGCTGGTTGTGCAAAGCTTTGAAAGCCAATTTGAAATACTAATGCTAAAGCTAATAAGATACCTGTTCTAGTTATATAACTAGTTGTAGTTATTTTATTGTTCATAAAATCACTCCTTATTGTTTTATATCTATATAATATAACTATTAAGCTTGTTTTACAATAATTACACTTTTCTTTATATACTAAAAAAGGAGAAGTGAGGATTCACTTCTCCTTTTTTCATTTAGTCAGTTGTATATGGTAATAAAGCTATATTTCTTGCTCTTTTTATTGCTCTAGTTAATTGACGTTGATGACGTGCACAATTTCCGTTAATTCTTCTTGGTAAAATCTTTCCTCTTTCAGTAATGTACTTCTTTAATTTATCTACATCTTTGTAATCTACTTTTTCTATTTTATCAGCGCAGAAATTACATACTTTTTTTCTACGTCTTCTTCTTCTTGCAGCCAATCTTTTCCCCTCCTTCTAGAATGGAATATCATCATTGTCTACTGGATGAAATCCATCTGCTTCTACAAAATCATCCTGAGTAGTTGTACCTTGAACATTTCCTTGATTACTATCTCCCCAGTCAAGAAATTGTACTCTATCTGCTACTATTTCAGTTACGTATCTTCTATCTCCTTGATTTGTATCATATGACCTGGTCTGGATTCTTCC
The window above is part of the Caldisalinibacter kiritimatiensis genome. Proteins encoded here:
- a CDS encoding YybS family protein; the protein is MNSSNQTKKITETAVIISIMVVFGLIGFFTFPIINVLYPIPAIVLGYRQDVKYSVLAVIASGILIGILTNILTGVFLLIGYGALGIVLAYMISKKYKPYKILLAGTVTSLVSTLIVIYVIQIVTGVQFVEQLNNLFTESLDIQIKFMESMGLSNYELSTMKEMFNNTIKLILTLVPTLIIITAVFTSYICYWISLAVLKRMRYNVPSIPKFKNFRLPNNIIFGVAIIFLATFMLKYINLVDYGTVFSNVVVLTFFIFFMQGMAVISFFMDKVNMNRVIKVILVVFVLLYSPLMILISLMGLTDSIFNLRKLGNV
- a CDS encoding MazG-like family protein; this encodes MNSKDKNIDITRNIKIIEWLKSELLTAVASLFELLVKGVKNSQDAISDILANIILLTYLLGRRLGVSFEKLDSKVESKLKLGIIEEHNIEKWYGDLNSLLEYFKRTRE
- a CDS encoding ECF transporter S component, translated to MNNKITTTSYITRTGILLALALVFQIGFQSFAQPAVGPLVNMVLLISAGMVGTLSGVIVGCFTPLIALMVGIMKLPALLPFIMIGNALYVIIFNFMRGKITPGGEYIGLAVAALGKFAFLALTIRYIAAKLFLANLPAQKLKVIIGIFSLPQLYTALVGGIIALIILKLIPEKYRYSK
- the rpsR gene encoding 30S ribosomal protein S18 encodes the protein MAARRRRRRKKVCNFCADKIEKVDYKDVDKLKKYITERGKILPRRINGNCARHQRQLTRAIKRARNIALLPYTTD